One genomic region from Planktothrix serta PCC 8927 encodes:
- a CDS encoding WD40 domain-containing protein — protein MNDYLKDKQAEFIHRLKNGLNSLLCYERQGIYGEIKTLSGQDLNPIRQHAWDMVRKYRKADPQVVFRNTMMGKLGEEIVKKYLGDFIGNINYEIIPESGDGRIDLRMSTDYSIGIQVKTRYSSPTMAQWWVSWEEITKNQAIVCILIYSNSQTIVKFDEFKSDYSAIIAGFLPARLLQKRIEQKEISLEYYQNHSIVKLQINDLHYGDGLRNFLKGLTNNPDFYLESGLNCAEQQEDYISAIKNYTKALQLKPTYADAYHYRGIAYFKLGQKQAAIDNLLDASDLYSKQGNINAVQEINVMLRDAQKINEALPTLPQWNCIQTIKAHSANIFCCTISTNGQILVTGSKDKSVKVLNPQTGELLHSFLGHQDHIYAVAINPNQSLIASGSCDNTIKLWNLKTGALIKTIKVHSHYITSLKFTPDGENLISGSWDYTVQLWKVATGENLRTLYKHSGEVDCVDMTSNWDFIVSSGRDKRVIIWDLRNMKICRTLIQRSYIRSLAISPNNQFIVTSSDDGKLFIWNLQKGQLLRTLNHHKNCVYTVAISPDGNRIASGSSDQTINIWNLHTGELIDSLNPQGGAIYSVTFITPDGQTLASSHGDGTIKIWQQS, from the coding sequence ATGAATGATTATCTCAAAGACAAACAAGCCGAGTTTATTCATCGCCTCAAGAATGGATTAAATAGTTTACTCTGTTATGAAAGACAGGGAATCTATGGAGAGATTAAAACCCTTTCGGGTCAGGACTTAAACCCCATTCGTCAACACGCTTGGGATATGGTTAGAAAATATCGCAAAGCTGACCCGCAAGTGGTTTTCAGAAATACGATGATGGGGAAACTTGGAGAAGAAATCGTTAAGAAATATTTAGGGGATTTTATCGGTAATATTAACTATGAAATTATCCCAGAAAGTGGCGATGGTCGCATTGATCTCCGTATGAGTACGGATTATTCGATCGGAATTCAAGTAAAAACTCGCTATAGTTCTCCAACAATGGCGCAATGGTGGGTGAGTTGGGAAGAAATTACTAAAAATCAAGCTATTGTTTGTATCTTAATTTATTCTAATTCTCAGACTATTGTTAAATTTGATGAGTTTAAATCTGATTATTCTGCGATTATTGCAGGTTTCCTTCCTGCTCGTTTACTTCAGAAGCGCATTGAACAAAAAGAAATCAGTTTAGAATATTATCAAAATCACAGTATTGTTAAATTGCAGATTAATGACTTACATTATGGCGACGGTCTAAGAAATTTCTTAAAAGGCTTAACCAATAATCCTGATTTTTACCTAGAATCTGGGTTGAATTGTGCCGAACAACAGGAAGATTATATTTCAGCTATTAAAAACTATACGAAAGCACTACAACTAAAACCCACTTATGCAGATGCTTATCACTATCGCGGAATTGCTTATTTTAAATTAGGTCAAAAACAGGCAGCCATTGATAATTTATTAGATGCTTCCGATTTATATTCTAAACAAGGGAATATTAATGCAGTTCAAGAAATTAATGTGATGCTTAGAGATGCTCAAAAAATCAATGAAGCTCTCCCCACACTCCCCCAATGGAATTGTATCCAAACTATAAAAGCACATTCAGCTAATATTTTTTGCTGTACTATCAGCACCAACGGTCAAATTTTAGTCACTGGAAGTAAAGATAAAAGTGTTAAAGTTTTAAATCCTCAAACTGGAGAACTGTTACACAGTTTTTTAGGACATCAAGATCATATTTATGCCGTTGCTATTAATCCCAATCAGTCCTTAATAGCCAGTGGCAGTTGTGATAATACCATAAAACTCTGGAATTTAAAAACCGGAGCATTAATTAAAACTATTAAGGTTCATTCCCATTATATTACCAGTTTAAAATTTACTCCCGATGGCGAAAATTTAATTAGTGGAAGTTGGGATTATACCGTGCAGTTATGGAAAGTCGCCACCGGAGAAAACCTGAGAACTTTGTATAAACATTCTGGCGAGGTTGATTGTGTCGATATGACTTCCAATTGGGATTTTATTGTTAGTTCGGGAAGGGATAAACGAGTGATTATTTGGGATTTAAGAAATATGAAAATTTGCCGAACTTTAATTCAACGATCTTATATCCGCTCTTTAGCCATTAGTCCCAATAATCAATTTATTGTCACCAGTAGCGATGATGGTAAACTCTTTATTTGGAATTTGCAAAAAGGTCAACTCCTCCGCACGTTAAATCACCATAAAAATTGCGTTTATACCGTTGCTATTAGTCCCGATGGTAATAGAATAGCCAGTGGTAGCTCTGATCAAACAATTAATATCTGGAATTTACATACTGGAGAATTAATTGATAGTTTAAATCCTCAAGGCGGTGCAATTTATTCCGTTACTTTTATTACCCCCGATGGTCAGACTCTCGCTAGTAGTCATGGAGATGGAACAATTAAAATTTGGCAACAGAGTTAG
- a CDS encoding Uma2 family endonuclease has protein sequence MLLELNRITVPPGQTVFLNNITWQEFETLLEELGEHRSSRIAYANGTLEIMTPLPEHESSKELVSDLIKALLEELDIEFFPLGSTTFKNQLMQQGIEPDNCFYIQNEALVINKKRLDLTVDPPPDLALEIDITSRTHPYIYATLGVPELWRFENSILKIYILQNGDYQKTQYSPTFPNLPLTDILPQYLQQIQTSGRNATMKQFRTWIKTLSGNPS, from the coding sequence ATGTTGTTAGAACTAAATCGGATCACAGTTCCCCCCGGACAAACCGTATTCTTGAATAATATTACTTGGCAAGAATTTGAAACCCTATTAGAAGAATTAGGCGAACATCGTTCATCTCGAATTGCTTATGCAAATGGAACCTTAGAAATTATGACTCCTTTACCTGAACACGAATCTAGTAAAGAATTAGTGAGTGATTTAATTAAAGCGTTACTAGAAGAACTCGATATCGAATTTTTTCCTTTGGGTTCTACGACTTTCAAAAATCAACTCATGCAGCAAGGAATAGAACCCGATAACTGTTTTTATATTCAAAATGAAGCCTTAGTCATAAATAAAAAACGATTAGATTTAACGGTTGACCCGCCTCCAGATTTAGCCTTAGAAATTGATATTACTTCCCGTACCCATCCTTATATTTATGCCACGTTAGGTGTTCCCGAACTCTGGCGGTTTGAAAACAGCATCTTAAAAATTTATATTTTGCAAAATGGAGACTATCAAAAAACACAATACAGTCCCACATTCCCCAATTTACCCTTAACGGATATTCTTCCTCAATATTTACAACAAATTCAAACATCAGGACGAAATGCCACTATGAAACAATTTAGAACCTGGATCAAAACTTTGTCAGGTAATCCATCCTAG
- the ispG gene encoding (E)-4-hydroxy-3-methylbut-2-enyl-diphosphate synthase, producing MQTLPVPTQPTSDQTPVDTMIHRRQTRPVQVGTVTIGGGHPVVVQSMINEDTLDIEGATAAVRRLHEIGCEIVRVTVPSIGHATAVSKIKQKLVETYQPVPLVADVHHNGMKIALEVAKYVDKVRINPGLYVFEKPKSDRTEYTQSEFDEIGDKIRQTLEPLVVSLRDQGKAMRIGVNHGSLAERMLFTYGDTPEGMVESALEFIKICESLDFQNIVISMKASRVPVMVAANRLMVKRMDELGMDYPLHLGVTEAGDGEYGRIKSTAGIGTLLAAGIGDTIRVSLTEAPEKEIPVCYSILQALGLRKTMVEYVACPSCGRTLFNLEEVLHQVREATKHLTGLDIAVMGCIVNGPGEMADADYGYVGKQPGFISLYRGREEIKKVPETQGVEELINLIKTDGRWVEP from the coding sequence ATGCAAACTTTACCTGTTCCAACCCAACCTACATCCGATCAAACCCCGGTGGATACGATGATTCACCGTCGCCAAACCCGTCCCGTCCAGGTGGGGACTGTTACCATTGGAGGGGGTCATCCCGTTGTTGTCCAATCGATGATTAATGAAGATACGCTGGATATTGAAGGAGCGACGGCGGCGGTGCGTCGTCTGCATGAAATCGGTTGTGAAATTGTGCGGGTGACAGTTCCGAGTATAGGTCATGCTACCGCCGTTAGCAAAATTAAACAGAAATTAGTGGAAACTTATCAACCTGTTCCTTTGGTGGCGGATGTTCATCATAACGGGATGAAAATTGCTCTGGAAGTGGCAAAATATGTAGATAAAGTGCGAATTAATCCAGGGTTATATGTATTTGAAAAACCTAAAAGCGATCGCACCGAATATACTCAATCTGAATTTGATGAAATTGGTGATAAAATTAGGCAAACTTTAGAACCCTTAGTGGTTTCTTTGCGTGATCAAGGGAAAGCGATGCGAATAGGGGTAAATCATGGTTCTTTAGCCGAAAGAATGTTATTTACTTATGGGGATACTCCAGAAGGCATGGTAGAATCGGCGTTAGAATTTATTAAAATCTGTGAATCTTTGGATTTTCAGAATATTGTTATTTCTATGAAAGCTTCACGGGTTCCGGTGATGGTAGCGGCGAACCGTTTAATGGTGAAACGGATGGATGAATTAGGGATGGATTATCCCTTACATTTAGGGGTAACAGAAGCCGGAGATGGAGAATATGGTCGGATTAAATCAACGGCCGGAATTGGGACGTTATTAGCAGCAGGAATTGGCGATACTATTCGGGTTTCTTTAACCGAAGCGCCTGAAAAAGAAATTCCCGTTTGTTATAGTATTCTGCAAGCGTTAGGACTGCGGAAAACGATGGTGGAATATGTCGCCTGTCCGTCCTGCGGTCGCACTTTATTTAACTTAGAAGAAGTGTTGCATCAAGTCCGCGAAGCGACTAAACATTTAACGGGTTTAGATATTGCGGTGATGGGATGTATTGTTAATGGCCCCGGAGAAATGGCCGATGCTGATTATGGTTATGTTGGCAAACAACCGGGTTTTATTTCCCTGTATCGCGGTCGAGAGGAAATTAAAAAAGTTCCAGAAACCCAAGGGGTAGAAGAATTAATTAACTTAATCAAAACGGATGGCCGTTGGGTTGAGCCTTGA
- the ctpC gene encoding carboxyl-terminal processing protease CtpC, which yields MVISRSGLVLGATAVMLTAVAVAGAGIHLSSQASFRESPKKLIDEVWQVIHKSYVDGTFNQVDWTAIRTEYLNRSYTSDEQAYTAIREMLKKLDDPYTRFMNPEEFKNMKIDTSGQLTGVGIQLTQDEKTKKLIVISPIEDSPAFTAGVQAQDIITEIDGRTTEGMDINDAVSLIRGPVGTKVNIKILRGEQPLDFVITRDRIEIHPVRASKNPSSTGDIGYIRLNTFSENAAEEMREAIKDLEKQNVVGYILDLRSNPGGLLYSSIEIARMWLNQGDIVSTVDRQGETDRKRANNQALTNKPLVVLVDGGSASASEILSGALQDNKRALLVGTKTFGKGLVQSVIGVGNGSGLAVTIAKYFTPSGRDINHEGIQPDVKVELTEAERDELRKDRTKVGTTDDPQYLKGLEILRSEISKVKQGTQAQSK from the coding sequence ATGGTTATTTCAAGAAGTGGGCTTGTTCTTGGTGCAACGGCAGTAATGTTGACGGCTGTAGCAGTTGCAGGGGCGGGAATTCATCTTTCGAGTCAAGCTTCTTTTCGGGAAAGTCCCAAGAAGTTAATTGATGAAGTTTGGCAGGTGATCCATAAAAGTTATGTGGATGGAACCTTTAATCAAGTGGACTGGACAGCTATTAGAACGGAATATTTAAACCGTAGCTACACCAGCGACGAACAGGCTTACACCGCCATTCGGGAAATGTTGAAGAAGCTCGATGACCCCTATACGCGCTTCATGAACCCCGAAGAATTCAAAAATATGAAAATTGATACCTCCGGGCAACTAACCGGGGTAGGGATTCAATTAACCCAAGATGAAAAGACGAAAAAATTAATTGTGATTTCGCCGATTGAAGATTCTCCTGCATTTACCGCCGGAGTTCAAGCGCAAGATATTATCACCGAAATTGATGGCCGTACAACCGAAGGAATGGATATTAATGACGCGGTGAGTTTGATTCGGGGGCCTGTGGGAACTAAGGTGAATATTAAAATATTACGCGGTGAGCAACCCTTAGATTTTGTAATTACCCGCGATCGGATTGAAATTCATCCGGTTCGTGCCTCTAAAAATCCCAGTTCTACGGGAGATATTGGTTATATTCGGTTAAATACGTTTAGTGAAAATGCCGCCGAAGAAATGCGGGAAGCGATTAAGGATTTAGAGAAACAAAATGTTGTCGGTTATATCCTAGATTTGCGTTCAAATCCTGGGGGTTTACTCTATTCTAGCATTGAAATTGCCCGAATGTGGTTGAATCAAGGTGATATTGTTTCTACCGTTGATCGTCAAGGGGAAACTGATCGTAAACGGGCAAATAATCAAGCTTTAACGAATAAACCGTTAGTGGTTTTAGTGGATGGTGGATCAGCCAGCGCCAGTGAAATTTTATCCGGTGCATTACAGGATAATAAACGGGCACTTTTAGTGGGAACAAAAACCTTTGGAAAAGGGTTAGTACAGTCGGTGATCGGCGTGGGAAATGGTTCAGGTTTAGCGGTGACAATTGCTAAATATTTTACTCCCAGTGGTCGAGATATTAACCATGAAGGGATTCAACCGGATGTTAAAGTTGAACTCACTGAAGCAGAGCGAGATGAGTTAAGAAAAGATCGGACTAAAGTGGGAACAACGGATGATCCTCAATATCTTAAAGGGTTAGAAATTCTCAGAAGTGAAATTTCTAAGGTTAAACAAGGAACTCAAGCACAATCTAAGTGA
- a CDS encoding DUF2079 domain-containing protein — MSVYPLKIKINPVIIAIIISSLILLACSSLRHALFQSNAYDLGIFDNGVYLISQGQEPFVSFRGLHILGDHAAYILYIIALFYKIHPDIHWLFAIQAISLSLGALPTYQLSLQAGLKEIQAQTLAFVYLLYPLIFNVNLFDFHPEVIALPAILYAVLAARSNNILGFIVSILIILGCKEVLSLLLIAMGIWLLIFEKKWPYGAIAICSGLFWFFLSTEFIIPHFSQAPPIAVGVYSFLGNSLAEITLNILLKPGLVLSKIFTLANLEYLILLLIPLIWGLSWRHLTPLIGATPILFLNLLAENPQMKNLTQQYSLPILPFLLLAIIANLATGGGWFKHQKWIILWCLISFFALAKYGYFTSKYLTTLNNWQATREALSYIQTQDNVLTTDKIAPHLTHRPLLELAIQGREQTDLEPFQYVLLNQRHPGWPSSPELVTGLVKRLQKHPHFQLKYHQDDVWLFEQSSALEQLQKAHKPGL; from the coding sequence ATGAGCGTTTATCCTTTAAAAATTAAGATTAATCCTGTTATAATAGCAATAATCATTAGTAGTTTGATTTTATTGGCTTGTAGTAGTTTACGTCATGCTTTATTTCAATCTAATGCTTATGATTTAGGAATTTTTGATAATGGGGTTTACTTAATTAGTCAAGGACAAGAACCCTTTGTCTCCTTTCGAGGATTACATATTTTAGGAGATCATGCCGCCTATATTCTTTATATTATTGCCTTATTTTATAAAATTCACCCCGATATTCATTGGTTATTTGCCATTCAAGCGATTTCCCTCTCCCTCGGTGCGTTACCAACTTATCAGCTATCTTTACAAGCAGGTTTAAAAGAAATTCAAGCTCAAACCTTAGCCTTTGTTTATTTGTTATATCCTTTAATTTTTAATGTTAATTTATTTGATTTTCACCCAGAAGTTATCGCTTTACCTGCGATTTTATATGCAGTTTTAGCTGCTAGAAGCAATAATATTTTAGGGTTTATCGTCTCAATTTTGATTATTTTAGGTTGTAAAGAAGTTTTATCTTTATTATTAATAGCGATGGGAATTTGGTTATTAATATTTGAGAAAAAATGGCCCTATGGTGCGATCGCCATTTGTTCAGGACTATTCTGGTTTTTCCTATCTACAGAATTCATTATTCCCCACTTTTCCCAAGCACCCCCCATCGCCGTTGGAGTTTATAGTTTCCTGGGAAATTCTCTCGCCGAAATCACCTTAAATATTCTCTTAAAACCCGGATTAGTTTTAAGTAAAATTTTCACCTTGGCCAATTTAGAATACCTAATTTTACTCTTAATTCCCTTAATTTGGGGACTATCGTGGCGACATTTAACCCCCCTAATTGGCGCAACACCGATTTTATTTTTAAATCTGTTAGCCGAAAATCCGCAAATGAAGAACTTAACACAACAATATTCCCTCCCTATTTTGCCCTTTCTTCTATTAGCAATTATCGCTAACTTAGCCACCGGAGGAGGATGGTTTAAACACCAAAAATGGATTATTTTATGGTGTTTAATTTCCTTTTTTGCCTTAGCTAAATATGGTTATTTTACCTCTAAATATTTAACAACCCTCAATAATTGGCAAGCCACACGGGAAGCCCTCAGCTATATTCAAACTCAGGATAACGTATTAACAACAGATAAAATCGCCCCCCACCTTACCCATCGTCCGCTCCTAGAGTTAGCCATTCAAGGACGAGAACAAACCGATTTAGAACCCTTTCAATACGTCTTATTAAACCAACGTCACCCCGGATGGCCGAGTTCTCCCGAATTAGTCACCGGATTAGTAAAACGTCTACAAAAACACCCTCATTTTCAATTAAAATACCATCAGGATGATGTTTGGTTATTTGAACAATCCTCTGCTTTAGAACAATTGCAAAAAGCCCATAAACCGGGTTTATAA
- a CDS encoding polysaccharide deacetylase family protein, translated as MTKYILLSFGGEEFDAPLKYGEKIKPSVQFDVSLMGLRNILSLLEYLHIRATFFVTANFALHHPELIEAIARTHEIASQGFY; from the coding sequence ATGACGAAGTATATTCTCCTAAGTTTTGGCGGGGAAGAATTTGACGCACCGCTTAAATATGGTGAAAAAATTAAACCCTCAGTGCAATTTGATGTTTCCTTAATGGGATTAAGAAATATTCTATCTTTACTGGAATATTTACACATTCGCGCGACATTTTTTGTCACGGCAAATTTTGCCCTCCATCATCCTGAATTGATTGAAGCGATCGCTAGAACTCATGAAATCGCCTCTCAGGGTTTTTATTAA
- a CDS encoding YbaY family lipoprotein translates to MHTPNQNKSQFLFRLFLTSTLLTLTPTLSFVPPTLAQRQLDFATQGCRGVPQEAYFLTDNYHINICQGQSGLFMAVSYRNGQLFDRLPVQKQGDNYQGNSQNAFFQVNSRTFTIQPNNNQRPITERVLRMQGDQRPQESKVTGTVTYRQRIALPPNSTVVITLQDTTRSNRAPRNIAQQTIPLRGQQVPIPFSLIYNPTEIQPNGVYRIRAEIYVEGRLTWANTNQDRVITQGNPNNIEVIVQPVN, encoded by the coding sequence ATGCACACCCCAAATCAGAATAAAAGTCAATTTCTTTTCCGCTTATTCCTCACTTCCACATTATTGACGCTAACGCCAACTCTCAGTTTTGTTCCTCCAACACTAGCACAAAGGCAATTAGACTTTGCGACCCAAGGTTGTCGAGGCGTTCCCCAAGAAGCCTATTTTCTAACCGATAATTATCATATTAATATTTGTCAAGGACAATCAGGTTTATTCATGGCGGTGAGTTATCGAAATGGACAACTTTTTGATCGACTTCCGGTACAAAAACAAGGCGATAATTATCAAGGAAATTCTCAAAATGCTTTCTTTCAAGTCAACTCCCGAACCTTTACTATTCAACCCAATAATAATCAAAGACCGATCACAGAACGGGTATTGAGAATGCAAGGAGATCAAAGACCTCAAGAATCAAAAGTTACGGGAACTGTAACCTATCGTCAACGCATTGCATTACCCCCAAATTCGACGGTTGTGATTACATTACAAGATACAACTCGCTCAAATCGTGCGCCGAGAAATATCGCTCAACAAACTATTCCCTTACGCGGTCAACAGGTTCCCATTCCTTTTTCTTTGATTTATAATCCGACTGAAATTCAACCGAATGGGGTTTACAGAATTCGGGCGGAAATTTATGTTGAGGGGCGATTAACTTGGGCTAATACGAATCAAGATCGGGTGATTACTCAAGGTAATCCTAATAATATAGAAGTGATTGTACAACCCGTTAATTAG